The Castor canadensis chromosome 12, mCasCan1.hap1v2, whole genome shotgun sequence genome contains the following window.
CTTTTAgtaaaaatgagtgaaaaaaaattaaaaaatgaaactgcCACCAGATgccctgtgactcacacctgtaatcttagccaatttggaggctgagattgggagaatggtAGTTGGAGACCAGtgtgggcaagtagtttgtgagacagaccccatctccaaaataaccagagcaaaatggactggagatgtggctcaagtgataagagcatttgctttgccctgagttcaaaccctactcccacaaacacacaaaaaaatatgcCAATACCTGTAATAAAAAGTGATTATGGAGACAAAGCTGGGAATcatgaaatgaacaaaaaatactgAGAGTTTCAATGAGATGTTCATTGGGTGTGAGCTGAGCATACTGACTAGCTCAAATTAAAAAAACGTGACTACATGActagaaatatacccttcaaagatgtgagaaagctataaaaatatttttacataaaaagcAGGTggagaattttaaaatctttttcttttctttttttttttttttgtggtactggggcttgaacttagggcctcatgcttgctaggcaggcactctaccacttgaaccataccttcagCTTAAAATTCATTTCAGCTCTTCAGAAACAACTTTTAATGTATTAAAGTATAGGGTATAGCTTCTGCATACCAAATTAGTAAGCACAGTTTTAGGAATATGGTATGTGCAACTAACTACAGAGAGCTAACTATAGAGTCTCTTAAGGGATCTGCTCTACAAAAAGGTCTATTTATTTATAAGACTATCAAAATTATGTCTTGTAAATATGTCTCAGTTTAaatctttggttttatttgttaTTACTGAAGTGTAACATACATGTTTAGAATTTGCTCCTGATGTAGGTCTGTCAGCTTTAGCTGAATAATAAGTTGAGTCAATGTAAGCCAAATGAAAGAGAACACTGAACAGGGGTTACAAAACAAAGTTCAGTCCTGGCTTGGCCCTTTTAACTATAAGCAGTTACTTGAAACCTAGGGCTTTAAATTCCTCACTTGTACAATATGAAGGGATagattttatataaatgtatttcacTCCATAGAAtttggtatttcttctttttttttttgagatggcatcttgctgTTAtgtaggctggtcttgaattcctgtctcagcctcctgagtagctgggactacaaggtATGCACCACTGTAACCAGCTGATATTTGGTATTTCTGGTATTCTAGGTCCCCCACCACTATTGTCCTCTTTGACCAAGTCTTACAAAAAGCATGACATCCAGTTTAAAAGCTCTCCTAAGTGTCCAAAGGAATCATCTGTCTCACCCTAAGTATATACAGAgcctaagaaaagaaagaacttctataaagcacaataaaaataaaaaaaaaaaaaaacctgtgagaTTTGGGAGTCAAAGTAACAGGTGAGGGGCTTCAATAGTATAAACTGTAAAACTCTGTGTCTTTGAAATGTCTCCAGGATTACTTTATCTTCTGCCTCCTGTTGTTCCAGTTATTGGCAGTATAATGCAAAAAATCAAGGGACTTGCTACATACATTCAGAGACAACATACACTAAGGCTGAAAATGGGTGCTGGCAGCTAATGCATGAGAGGGAAGGACGTGGTAATGGTAAGGAGGAAGATCGCGGACAGCCCTTTGATGGCAAGAGGAGACCTCCACACTCAGATAACTCTGATTCTCTGGGATGCTCTCACCTCTCCATATCCCTTAGAAGATAAAATCCCAAAGCACATAGCTGACCTTCAAGAATACGTTCCTGTACCTCTTTCTGTGAGCCACTGTTTCTCAGTAAGGCATTTGATTCTTTGTTTCCAGTGCCAGGCCATTTTcgcttcattttcttctgtttgccATTCTTGTGACCAGctttaaggtttttattttttggtttagcagctaaaaacaacacaaaattaattttttaaatgacataaacTTATACAATCAATTTAAtcttaagaaacacatacacctggggctggtggagtggctcaagtagtagagcacctgcctagcaagcataacgCAATGAGTTCAAAACCTACTACCACCAAAGAAGTACATACACCTTACAATAAATTCAGGAAAAGTTCTCTACAGTGCAAAGAGGGAAAACTGTGATGATACTGACCTGTCTTTCTAGAAGCTCTGAAACTAAAGAGaccaaaaagagaattataacaCATCCTGAATTCtcaattcattatttttgaaaataactgtcaggaaataaaagcaagataattaataaaatcaattaaCAGTCACAGCCAGAAGCTTTGACGTGATCAGGGTATGAAGGATCTAATTAAGAATCATCATagcattacaagaaaaaaaaatgacaatcagATAATTCACTATATTTCACTTAGATTAAGTTTATCCACAGATATAttttgaatggaagaaacacttggaggtaaaacaaacaaactaaaaacaaaagaaaaaaagcatcaaGAATCTCATTTACAACTGCCAATTACCCTTGTATCTGTTAAGTCCCATCTtagtaatataaaaatatctaaGTTATAGTTTGTTATACAACCATTCTAATCAACTCTTCTTTAAATGACATCAATACAAACAGGCACATCCTATCTTTCACACTTGCACAGGCCAGAGATTTCACATTCTAGCCATGGACTTTGCTAACCATCTCTAGTCCcccagttttcctacaaatggTTGAGAATTTACACATCAAGTGACCAGGTCTCAGGTGTGGTCTCACATTAAGCAAGATCATGTCTGGTATAAATACCCATAAAATCCTTGTTTGTATCATAAGAAAGCGCAGGAGAAAAAACCCTGTCCAAACATGAACAACTTTAAATCCTAACAGTTTGGTACTTACTCTGTCGTGTATCTTTTGCTCCCTCTTTCTTCACAAATTCTTCATCAAGTGGCAAAGCTTGAGCAGCACTTGCCATTTCTTTAGCTTGGATGTACTGTTGAAGTTCTTTGGCAAAATTATCTTCTGGTTCCTGACCACAGGTGTCATTATCACTATATACATCATAGTCCTTACTTCTTGATTTTCTACGTTGCAAACTCTTTGGTGATGTTTTAGGGTTTCCAAAGTGCCTAACCTAAGTGAAAAGTAAAATTTCGATATTTAAAAACTTAGCGAGATTTAAAACCAACCTGGTTATTCAGATGAAACAATAGTGGCCATAAACTGGTAATTACTGAGGTTGGGTGATAGGACATGGGTTTCATATACTAGTCTCTCCATTCTTAATAgatatgaaattaaaacaaaatcagcATGATATACCTATCTGTAAAGATAATTTGAGGGAAGATTCTGAATTTGTACATTGTATGCATTTTACTGAATTATAAGTCTAAATCACTAAATCTTAATTATTTCATAAGAGGGAATTATGGGTTTATCGTTCTCACgtggcttttttttcctttgggatgACTTTTACATGTTctgattaaatatttcattttactaaAACACCAAGTAAACTGTACTAGTCCAACTGAAAAAGCACTCACACTTAAGATACATCAGAGCCACCAAATCAACCCTTTCTCCTGTAATTCACAGCAGTGGTACCAGTTATGAGGACAAGAACGAACCACCTGTTCTCTGTAATCAAGTTGACTTTACTTTTATTGGTATAAATGAAgtatacaaagggatttcactgtggtacttctatacatacacatataatgtattttaatcaaattCTCCCCCTTTCTTAGTCTCCCCtcacttttattttgtggtgttAGAGACTGAACCCAAggacttgtacatgctaggcaagtgctctaccactgagctgtatccccagctcTACTTTACTTTTTTCTggtgatattggagtttgaactcaggtccctgaacttgctaggtaggtaccctatcacttcagccactctgccagccctttttgctttagttatttttcgaatatggtctcacttttatgtctgggccagcctggaccacatttctcctatttatgcttcccacaagctgggatgataggcttgCACCACCGTGCCAACTTTTAttgtcttgctaactgtttgtctgggctggccttgaaacatgatACTCTGGATTGGTCCcaaggcaacaaaagaaaacccaagcACCCTCTGGAACAGAAACCAAGGTATGAGAGCTGATCCTAGAGGAGCCCAAGCTGATTACAGCAGATGCCTTAAGTAATTcctattaaaaacaacaacaaaaccaaaacaaacaaaagaaccttTCCATGTATTGATTATTCAGGTATGTATATACACTTGGTAAGAAACATACATCAAACTGTAATTATATTAATGTGTTTGATAAAttgtagtaaaaaaaattttttgtttaatgACCAAGTACTAAAGGGTTCCTATTCTGACAAGAATTACGTCAGACAGAGATGGCAAGTCTATCATTACTGTGGCCAATGAACCTGCTTCAAAGCATGCTtgaggggttggggtggggatggTTCAGTTTAGTACACTGGTCTAACAGAGCTCCAGCAGccccaaaatcaaaccaaaccaaacaaattcCCCAAACATGCTTTGTACCTGGTCTCTGAACTACTTTTACATAATTCACTAAGGCAGCAACCAAGAaatagggagagaaagaagaaagaaactattattataaaatatgtggTCCAATTTAATGGTTTACTTTTGATGGTTAACTTTAAAGGTGGGAGTCACACTACCAGAGGACTACTGTAAGCCTAGAAAATGAACTCGTTCCTTGCTCAAAGGGTCCAAACAgaggaagttttttgtttgtttgtttgtttgctgtattggggatcaaacccagggccttgtgcatgctaggcaaacacttaaaccactgagctacatccccaactcaGGGAAATTTCTTGATCTGACAACAGATCGATGTTACCTTATCTTCATTATACCACGCAAGACACCAGACTAGACAACCAACCTATCTAACAATAGCCAAACTAAATGAGTAATCACTCATCTTTGTACAAGTGCCCCCAACTGTACAAAATACACAGGTCTACAGTACTGAAGCAGAATCTTTTTGCCACAAGTAATAACATGTTTGTGTTGTATTGAATGAAGACACAGGACAATCTGGCATCTTAGTAAAACCAAGACAACCGTTAACTATGTTATTGTCCAGTAGAGGCAAATATTATTGATTCCTTCCAAAGTGCACTAAAATGCACAAAATACGAATGAATGCTTTTGTTCATTTAGCTAGCTATAAATTCACTGATTGGTTTGCTGCTCTTTGTATAATTTATACACACATGATATTACaactcttcatttttttgtaaGAGTGTAAAAGATTTTCTTGCTTTTGATTCCAGATGGTTTATGGAGCTAGTATTATGGCTTCCTGATACCCCCATAGAAATAAAAGTACCTACAGATAATTATGTGTGGATAAACAGATGAAATATATTCATCAGTAACTGAGAAGGTTTTTTTGGGacagtaatgggatttgaactcatatcacttaagccataccccagccctttattgctttatttttcagatagggtctcatggttttttgcctgggcctgcctggactatgatccttctatctatgcattccatgtagctgggattacagacatgtgccaccatccTCAGCTTGTTTTATTGAGAAGGTGGTCTTGATAACATTTTTTCCAGGGTTGGCTTGGAAAAGAAAGTCATGCTCCAGAGATTGGGTGTAGGAGCAGTGTAAGAAATAGGGCAAAAAAGGAGGATGAATTAAAAttctgtaaaaacaaacaaacctattATAATAAATCCTGCCTACTGTACTCTTCACTAGAATAAAATCAACTAAGAACTTTCCTTTGGGGGGGAAAAAGAGAAGGCTATTACCCAAAGGAATTGAATAAAATACCTAGTAAAGGCTTAAGACTTCTCATGTGGGTACTAAGCCCTCCATAGTGAAATATGGACTACTTTGTTGTCAAATTAGATGGCAAAGCATTGCAGTTATTATGTAACAATACAGTAGGGTAAAGAAACCAAAATATATGCTGACACTGTAACATTAAGCATTCATCACAATATTCCCAACATACAAGAAAGTAACAGAAAAACTAGAACATTTAAAACATGCTATCTtgtaacatttccttcttcacagaaattaaaaatgaaaatagggcTACAATCAAATTAGGCCTtggttttaagacagggtctcactttgtggtccaagttggctttgaactggcTATACAGCTCAGGTTAACCTGAAACTcacaaacctcctgcctcagcctactgagtactgagattatagacatataccaccatgccaggcctaaAGTTTCTGAGTGGCTCATTTGATAGCCAGAGAAAGCTGGTGGTGAGTTAATTAAACTGTTTGATTGTAGCAGTTGAAAAGATGTGTCCAGAGAAAATCAAGTTAAGACAATTGGTCATTCGGCAATAACAGTTGTTTAAAGTCATGAGGAAAAGACTTcaacaatgtttttaaaagttcaatgATTTCAATGGCTCTCCTGGTTCTTGATGAGAGATACTGCTCTTATCACTGTGCTGTCCACAGTTAACCCAGTGCACACTGACTGGCAGCAGGTATTTTTCACACTCAGGTTACAGTCCATCCCAGCAGTGCTTCCTTAGACTAATGCAAGTGCATAGGAAACTATCACTTCAAAATCCACTTAAATGAGCTGCCACAAATCAAGAAAAGAATCCAACAGAGTTCCACAAATGGCTTCCAGGCAATGAAAATACTCAATTAAAATCACTGATGCTGGTTAACTGATATCAGCATTTGGCAGTACTATCTGTAGTGAAAAATACCTTCAGAGTTGAAacagataaaattttattatgtatcAGTGTAATAGATGAATCTTATGATAATTTTGGTGATAGGGAACAGTAACTTTGAACCCTAATTAAGCAAATAATTATCCCACAAAGAAAAATCTCAATTATTCTCACAAGTAAACCTGTATTACAAAAACTTATTTATATACTAAATTTTGTGGACAAAATGTAGAACTTTCTTTTGTCCCTTTTTGCTATATAAGTACCTCCATGATATGTccaacttgacttttttttttttgctctaccttttgagccacacccttagccctttgtttattttgagataaagtctttgtctaggctggccttgaacttgagatcctcctatctccacctcctgagtagctggcattacagccatgcactaccatgtctggcttctATTTTGCCTCTTAGCTTTAAAAACCTAAAGTATTGTGGCTGAGgacatagctcaatggtagagtgtttgcctagcatgcacaggccctgggtttgatccctactactggaaaaaaaaaaaacctaaagtatTTGCTGTCTTGTCCTAAAGACCCCGATTtagagaataaaacagaaaagcaggaaaaaactaaaaaactggTTCAGAGGAAGCAAATACTGTTCAATGAAAAGAactcaaaatttaagaaataaaaatatttaagatattaaatatttaagatgTTGTTACCAAAGAAACTACACCAACAAAATAAGAGTGAGCTCTTAAGTACTTAAATGATTtacaaagatgaaagaaatagaggaaaattcttagaatataaagaaaagacaaagatctatataaagatatatataaaGAACGTGAGTGAATTATCTCACTGCCACACCACAAAGCCCAATAAATGAAAAGGTTCACAATCTCATGTAATTAAGAAGacccaaaataaaaagaacaacctgaaagcTTCTAGAGAACAGGACACTCCCAAAGGAACTAGCACTTGACTAGTCTGTAAGAAACAATGGAACAATAATCTCAAACTGACAAATTTATCAAAAGATGCTCCCTATCAGTAGTAATTCAGAAAATGCTAAGTAAATCAGACTGAAATATCACTGTACCCTCATGCAGCTAGCAAAAATAAAGGTAACAATACCAAGTATTGGCCTGGTCTGGAGCATTAGAAATATAGTCTCTCATACACTGCCTCTGGGAATAAAACTGGTAGAACCACTCTGAAATACAGTTAGGAGTGTTGACAAAGACTCAGTAGtttctgggctggaggcatggctcaagagatacagcacttgcctatcaagtgtgaggccctgagttcaaaccccagtaccataaaaaaaaagattcagtagTTTCTTTCATTGGTAAATGTAGaatacatgtgaaaaaatgcAGCAGCACAGCATTTCATCAAAACTGAGAGCCACCTCAAATGTCTACTGACAATAAAATTTGGTGTACTCAAATAATGGGATACTAAGCTGctatgaaaatgaacaaacaagtgcacacaatatttatgtatcttaaaaaataaaaacaagcaagatAAACTAAGTGGTAAAGAGGAGGAAGTGATTAGTACACAAGTTAGCATTTTGGTTATCTCTAGGAGGAGAAAGGGGATCAAGACTGAGGAAGGAGACAGCAATGCTTTCTCAACCTGCAGGCACCTGGGTACTTTCTTCTAAATTAGCCACGATGTTATACGCACCTGGGTACTTTCTTCTAAATTAGCCACGATGTTATACATTCATGTTTTATATTCATGTGAATAAAGTGCCTGGGCTGATGCAAACCTTGGACACAGAACTAGAAATTACTTAAGACAATCATATAATGTTCTACCTGCCTATCTGCTGTAGTGGGTGACATACAGACTGAGGGAAGGATGGGCATGAAGAACTGGGGCTTATGTGACTGAGGAAGTATAAAAATTTATGGGAAATTAAACCTGCAGTTCCTCCATGGCAGCTTGTCCCAAACATGTCCCAAAGAGCAAAAGTTGTTTACTTGAGTAGCTCAGGAGAGGAACATGCTGTTGCTGCCTTATTGTCTCATTGGATTCTTTTGTAAAGGCTGCTTGTATCTTATATGAGTATCATTGCCAATAAAACCAATTCTTCTGTAGTATcttaaaatcacacacacacacacacacacacacacacacacaccccaaaacaaaatattaaaaacaaagacgCAAGAGAGGAGAGCAGATACTGGTTTTGTTATGAGGGTAAAATGAGTCCTCCCAAAATTCTTATGGCTAAATCCTAACTTCCAGGACCTCAGAATGAAAATCAGGCCAATGTAGATGTAGTTAATTAAGATGAGGTCATCCTAGctatcagaaggcagagatcagatgattgcggtttgaagccagtctaggcaaatagtttgtgagaccctatcttggaacaAAGCAAAACCATtatagaaaagggctggtggagtggctcaaggtacaggccctgagttcaaaccacagcaccaccaaaaaaaaaaaaaaaaaaaaagatgtcattaGGGTGGTCCCTATTCCAATATAATCAGTCTCCTAATGTCCTTAAAAAGTAGATATTTAGACACAGACATTGGGGTAGAATGCCATGAGAacatgaaggcagagatcagggagatgCTTTTGTGAACCAAGAAATGCCAAAGATTGCTAGAAATCCACCAAAAGCTAGGAGAGAGGCCTGGAACACATTTTCCTCACAGACCTCAGAAGAGATCAACCCAGTCAATGTGTTTCTCTCAGACTTATTTCCAGTGGCCAGAACCATGTATGGAATAATGAATTTGTTGTTTATGCCACCCAATTGGCGGTACTTTACTATGGCAACCCTAGCAACTAATGCAGGCATTAAGACATAAATAATCACACTGGTTAAGGTagcaaataaaaatctttaatttagccaggtgcagtggctcacatctgcaatcctagctactcaggggcagggatcaggaggatggtggtctagGGAGGCCTGGCCATAAACGCGAGATCCTActgataaaatatataaagccaaaagggctgtggtatggatcaagtggtagagcacctgtctggcaaatgcaaggcccagagttcaaacctcagtacttttcaaaaaaaacaaaacaaaacaaaacaaaaaaaaaaaaacccagaaactttaatttttaaggagAGCAGTTTTTCAAACAGTTTACAATCCATTTCAGAAATAGGGAAAATCAACCAGTCCACCACATTGGTACATTACCCATCAGCTGTAGGGAAAAACAGGaacatcaaaataaaagcaattacTAGAAACAGTTCATGTTCAATGACAACAAGGTTATTGAACAACAAATCCTTTCAAAACTATAACCAAGATTCCCCGATGTCAAGTAACAGGGTCCCAAATGCTCACTAACATGAGACAAACAGGATTCCCCTCATTGATTTCTCATATCATTCATAGTTGTTTTTTAGATAATCCAACTTTTTCCCTTACTTTTTTGGGAATTTTCTCACACTTCAGTTTTACtttccattttactttctctttttgtgtttcttcaacttcattgTCATCTATTTCATCATTGattctgcaggaaaaaaaaaatcaaatagtacaaaaatttttttttcagcctgAAAAGGATTCATACCACAGCATCAAAATTCATTGCTTGGGTTTGTCTTCAACTTGCCCTCTATGAAATTCCAAACTCAAAGTCTACTCCAAATACATAATGCTTATGAacaataaatgttaatatttttatgaataatctgtaaaatgaaaatttaaattataaaacctTCATGTTGAAGAATTAGCAGCTATGTGAATTATCCATCATtccattcactcaacaaatactgaGCATGCACCACGTATCTTGGCCTTATATCCTGATGTGcaacagagaaaaagacaaaacctgTCTACCTCCTGAGAGCTATCTGCCTGGTAGAAAAATGCAATCATTCTCAATACAGTGTGGTAAGAAACCGAGATTTGGAGGCCAGAGACCTTCTGATCTAAAAGACATGATAAGAATtagcaaacaaagaaaaattaaaagggtATTTCAAGTAAAATCAGGGTGCTTTCTGAGGTTAGAAGAAACACATTCAAGTGCGAAGATGAAAAAGTTTTCAGACTCATAGGAATGAGTTGACCACACAGACATCATGTGAGATCATTACCTGAGGGTATTCcagcaaaactaaaaataagcccAAAAGAGATGAAGGGATGGGAAATAAAAATGCTAGAGAACAAGTGCATGCCCTAAACCACACCCTATTATTCTTCACTGCCTACTCCACTTTCACCATTCCATTAAGGCCTACAATTCTGACCTATATGCAGAATGGAACGGAGATGATCATCCTCACATCTGTAAAACAAGTCGACTTCAGGAGCAGTGAGCTGTCCCTGTTTCTTGTTCTCTGACTTCTCAGTCTTCTCTTTTGGTTCCTCAACTTTACAACTGTAAAGTTTACAGTCAAACCCTCATACTTCTTTTGTCTATACTCTCATTCTTGATGATGTCTATCTTATGACTTGTAACATGTAAGTCTCCAGTCCTTTGAAACCAAACAGAACCaacttcctattcaacataattcACCTTCAGTATTCTGCTTTAGAAGACAGGTGATAAAAAAGGTGTGGGCCCTGAAGTCACACTGTCTAGGTAACTTAATCCTAGCTTTGCAACTTACACCACACAATCTTAGCAGGTTATCAACCTCAGGatcttaattttctcatctgtaaaatgaagacaatgtaattttaattttctctttaaggTTGTTGTGAGGACTAAATAATGTTATTTCACGTAAAGCATATAATAAAGCTCTTGATGGTAGCCTGAATTAAGGGAATAGTTTGAATTAAGGTATTTGAAACAGAAGTGAACACACATGAAAGACACAGGGAGGTAAAATCAGCACTGGAGATCTGAGATGAGGGAAATGGAGTAAGGGATGTGTACCAAATGTTAACAAAGGGACAATGGGGGACATACAAGACAAAGGGGGGGTTTTAGCACTACAAACTCAAAGAATGGCCAGCAGTCTTACATGTTTTTTCAACGTAACATTAATACTAAGTTGAAACGTTGTTTGTTGCTTTATTCTGGTCTTTAGGGTCCACCGATCATTGGCAGGGTATTCATTACTTATCCTTTATTGTTTAATGAACCTGGGGCTCCGTCCTTGCTGCAAACCCGCAAGTGATCTCTGTCCTTTGGGCTTCAACTTACAAGAAACAGAGTAAGTGCAAGTGAGATGAGAGCAGGAGCCGAGTTCACACCCACAGGGACGAGTACAGGCGCCTCCCGCACGCGGACGGCTCCCCGCGCCACGCTCCCGGCACCCGGGCCGGGGGTCAGTCTCTGCCTTCGGTCCCCGCGCCCCCTACCAGACCTCTCCACGTCCGACCGTCGCGCCCCACCAGCCCGGCCCAAACGCTCCCGGGACGGCTTCGGGAAGGAACAAAGGGGCGGATACCAGCCGGGGCCCCAGGATACAAAGGATGAAAAGATGTGGGATCACCTTTCGTCAGGGTCCGAGGCCGGTTTTTTGCCGAGGGCTGGGTTGGGGGGTTTTgagaaaagattttcaaaatcCATGACCCAGAAACGTGGCCTCCCCCTCGCGCGCCGGGTGACTACAGCGTTCCAACAAGCGCGTTCCTATAACAGCGCGAGTGCAGGACTCCAGGAACGCGCCACAGGCCGCACGCCCCGCCTCGCGCATGCGTGGTCCCGCCCCACGAAAGCCCGTTCTCGTCCCGCCCACCTCCCGCGCATGCGCACCTCTGCTCTCTTGCTGGTGATTTCCAAGGCGTACTTCTGTCGAGTAGTTTTAAGACTTGATCCCTGGGATTCGTCGTTTACTTTGATGAAAACTGTTCGACCGCAAACACAGTGTTTCCAAGAAATAGTAGTGATAGCCAACATTTATTTGAACACTACGCTGCCATTCCTTtggtaaaattttcaaattttaccaAATATAAAATGGGTCATTATCAACTGCGTTTTTCAGATGAGTAAACAAGAGCGTAGACAGGTAATATAATTCAtacagttgaaaaaaaaaatatatatatatatatttgcggTACTATGGCGTGAGCTCAGgccctataccttaagccactccgccagcccttttttgtgaagcttttttccgagatagggtcttgtgaactatttgcccaggctggctgtgaagatcctcctgagtagcaaagattacaggcatgcaccaacggCGCCCGGCAAAAAACAGATAACTATATTAAggcaaaaaagtttatttaaaagtacCAAATGTTGAAACGATTCgcaagaggaggaaaaaaaatcat
Protein-coding sequences here:
- the Zc3h8 gene encoding zinc finger CCCH domain-containing protein 8 isoform X2, which codes for MDFENLFSKPPNPALGKKPASDPDERINDEIDDNEVEETQKEKVKWKVKLKCEKIPKKVRHFGNPKTSPKSLQRRKSRSKDYDVYSDNDTCGQEPEDNFAKELQQYIQAKEMASAAQALPLDEEFVKKEGAKDTRQTAKPKNKNLKAGHKNGKQKKMKRKWPGTGNKESNALLRNSGSQKEDGEPKEKQQHVRMSQGFINQHTVERKGKQICKYFLERKCIKGDQCKFDHDAEIEKKKEMCKFYVQGYCTRGENCLFLHNEYPCKFYHTGTKCYQGDFCKFSHAPLTAETQELLAKVLDTEKKSCK
- the Zc3h8 gene encoding zinc finger CCCH domain-containing protein 8 isoform X1; translation: MDFENLFSKPPNPALGKKPASDPDERINDEIDDNEVEETQKEKVKWKVKLKCEKIPKKVRHFGNPKTSPKSLQRRKSRSKDYDVYSDNDTCGQEPEDNFAKELQQYIQAKEMASAAQALPLDEEFVKKEGAKDTRQTAKPKNKNLKAGHKNGKQKKMKRKWPGTGNKESNALLRNSGSQKEDGEPKEKQQHVRMSQGFINQHTVERKGKQICKYFLERKCIKGDQCKFDHDAEIEKKKEMCKFYVQGYCTRGENCLFLHNEYPCKFYHTGTKCYQGDFCKFSHAPLTAETQELLAKLCIGEECSCHTCSRLFKTDKIPHLKRPLVPLWWCATSLMDSAEGRILC